The Panicum hallii strain FIL2 chromosome 5, PHallii_v3.1, whole genome shotgun sequence genome contains the following window.
tgttcttgcttgtgtttttgattgcgcttgcagggataagccttcgtggcgaggtcattcgtgtgacacaggtgataaccaacggagcagtggtgtagtgattgcggggttctgttcgttcggagccttggatcatcaacatcaagttctccaccaatcaagtttaccgtacctcttgGAAGATCGGGACTGAACCTCCTAtcagtcatgccttttggtttaactaatgcgcctaacactttcatgagattgatgaatgaggttttacgtgctttcattggcaaatttgtagtgatttattttgatgatattcttatttacagcaagtcatatgatgcacatcttgaatatttgcgtgctgtttttaatgtcTTACGTGATGcatgtttatttggtaaccttgagaagtgcgccTTTTGCACCAATCGTGTATGTTTCTTGGTTATATTGTTAcatcgcagggcattgaggtggacgaggcaaagattgttgccatcacaagctggccacttccgactacggtcacgcaggttcgaagttttcttggtcttgcaggtttttaccggCGTTTTGTGCgaaatttcagcaccattgcagcacctctccacgGGTTGACAAAGAACGGTGTGCCATTTCGatggggaccagcacaacaacaagcttttgatGCTCTCAAGTCAAAGCTCACACaggcaccattgctgcaacttcctgattttgagaagaccttcgagcttgagtgtgatgcaagcAGGATTGGCATTGGAGtagtgctcatacaaggaggtaaacctgttgctttctttagtgcaaaattgcatggtccttcgctgaattattctacatatgacaaagaattttatgctttagtgcgagtCTTATAGCCTTGGCAACATTACctatggtctaaagaatttttcatacattcggatcatgaatcgttgaagtaccttaaagggcaagctacTCTAAACAAacgtcatgctaaatggattgagtttaTAGAGTCATTttcttacatcattaaacataagaaagggaaagataatatgattgccgatgctttatctagaggttataccatgctgtcccaactttctcataaaatctttggtttagagaccataaagggattatatgctactgatttggactttaaagatgcttttgaaaattgtagagagggaagaacTTGGTAAAAATTTCTGctgcgtgaaggccttctcAACCGTGCTAACCAGTTTtgtgttccagctagctccgttcgtcttTTGCTGTTGCAGGAAGCGCACGACGGTGGTTTGACGGGacattttggtgttaaaaagatagaggacgtgctggccgctcacttcttttggccacagATGCGGCGTGATGTGGAGCGCTACACCTCGCGTTGCACCACATGCACCAAAGTTAAGTCTTGACTTAATCCATatggtctttatatgcctcttcctgttcctcatgcaccttgggaggatatttctatggactttgttttaggattgcctagaacaaagagggggagggatagtgtctttgtggttgttgatcgtttctctaaaatggcacattttataccttatcacaagaccgacaatgcttcacatgttgctgatttattctttaATGAGGTTGTCTGTTTGAATGGTGTATCAAATACTATTAtttctgatagggatgctaagtttttgagccatttttggagaactttatggtataaattgggaacaaagttgctATTTTCTagtacttgtcatccacaaactgatgggcaaataGAGGTATTTAATCgtaccttgtctactatgttgcgggctgttttgaaagacaatttgaggttgtgggaggagtgtttgccacatattgagtttgcttataacagatctattcactTCACAACCAAATTAAGTCCGTAtatggtagtatatggtttcaatcctcgtactccaattgatttgctacctttaccaccttctgaaattgtgaacttagaAGTTACACAACATTatgaatttattcttaagttgcatgaaactactaaattgcaaattgaaaaaaaatgaatgaaaggtgtcgaattgctgctagtaaaggtaggaaggaggtaaaattggaacccagtgatttggtgtgggttcatttgagaaaagataggttttcggatttgagaaagtccaagctcatgccacgtgCCGCTGGACTTTTTAAGGTTgttgagaagataaatgacaacacatataaacttgagttgcctcccgagtttggggttagtcccacatttaacatttcagatttgaagccatacttggatgaggaagatgggcttgagtcgaggacgactctagttcaagagggggaggatgatgaggacatctctcctttgcatacaatgcaaggaccgatcactagagcacgtgcgtgatagttggatctccaggtacgttctaaccttgtcaattatttttcagaatttatgcttggttccatgcatattttattgattaggaacaataaagaggaccagcaaggacttggagaaggccaaggagtcaaggaggaggaggtagGACATCCataccaaggaggagtccatatccaactcgacttcgactccatctcggattccagaacctgacttcactaaaattgatgccctggccacatacggagtcggatttggacgttctatatatgtttggaaccaaaatttcatagagcttccaatggcaccagtcGCACCTCAAATTCCTTCTTAGTCAACGGGAATCGTCAGCACaagtgggcgtccagaatctgttAGGGTGCTGTGTCATCGTCTGTTAGGCCGTTGGCCCATGTACCatgttggaacccattagggttgcgtccaggggacttgcacacccctaactcctttttattcagtagccgtcaccacattagggtttgagttttgcttagattcattctGTCATCGAACAATGTTGCCTTTTattggtttgtgagaccccatctcgtgatcgagtttgtttgattgcatctcctgttcttgcctgtgttcttgattgcactttgcagggataagccttcatggcgaggtcatccgtgtgacatgggtgataaccaacggagcattggtgtagtgattgcaaggttttgttcgttcggagccttggttcatcaacgttgagttctccaccaatcaagtctattgtacctctcggaagatcaggactcatcctcctatcactttcttgaggctttccagccatgtgagcagAGCAGTCTCCAGGGCCATCatgaagtagatgaccttggttgGTTTGGAGCCGCCTGCGACATCTATGGCCGTAGAGTAGCACCTGAGCCACtactgaggagcttgcttgccgttgTATTTAGTATGCCGATTGGTTTGAAGCCTTTCGGATACTGGTACAGGCTGAATCAACGCTGGTACCTTATGGATGCAATCGAACATGATAGTATGGCCGTCTATCAAGAGTATGGTGAAGAAGAGGCCCGGGCTGCTGATTCTTTCCTAAATATGTCTAGAGATGGTATTAcagaagaagatgatgatgacttTGCACTGAGGCATGAACAGCCTGTTCCCAACGAGAATCCTGTCGGGGTACGTATCTTATGCATATACGCTTACAAAAACTCGATTTACATTTTGTATTAGTATTACTTTTGTTATTAATATATCTTTTTTCAGTCCTCATCCAGATCAAAGAAGAGCACGTCCAAAGGGAAACGACAACAGACCAAGAAGATGGAGGGAAGACAGGTCATCACACAAGTGGATGCAAAGGGCTGCCCATGAGCTCCTAAGGAGGCTAGCTCATAGGATTCATTTTCAAGGAGATTATTGATCCTAAAGGCGAGTTCTACCAGATGACCATCCGGACCCTAGAGAATCCACATTGACATCATGAGAGGCTCAGAACTTGTAGTTGAGACAAAAATGATTGCTCCCGTGCTTATAATCGTAATATTTGTATATTTATAAAAATTATTATATCTAGATAACTTAATTACAAGATTGTCAACGATATTTAGTTATTTTCATACATTGTTTTCACATGAACGCGATTAAAGGACGTATAGTAGTGTATAGCTAGGGTATGCGTAGCTATTCTACAAGCATAAACAGTAATAAACAATTGAAATAAAACAAGATTTGGAAAAAGGAGCCGCTAGCTTGCGTCAGCGTGGTGGCCCGTTTGGTACCGGTTGGCcttttgtcacaccctaaaatatttaattttaggatgtgagtatcttttagaatgtgttcatctatcaatagggtcTTTCGAAAATTTTTCCAGATTTTTCTGATGATTATTCTCTTTTTTTTCGTAGGGCTAAACCCATTTATTGGAAAGCTCTTAACAATCTATCTCTCGAATtacaaatattttatttgaatTCCTCGtatcccaaattacctcccgagttttcttcggaatttttgggattcttctggatatatttttcgtggtttaaaatatttatgtagacttttctagatttatttgaagcttaaaaatatgttctgaaaaatatttctattttgatatcAAATTCTCAACGTAGTTGGACCAAGCCATAtctttgttgtacatccttttaaccttgttctctccgaatccttaagatgccccatcgagctcccgattctctaacctttctcccccgatcaagtcatgcccgaaaacgacgcctcgtggcttgtcttcagtgtttttccgatgatgatcaccgtcagctccaacgactgggcctgatcccttccttctctttttcgcgctcccgaataaatTGTTCATGTTCAACCaactctgtcagctcgttttcatgtTCAGCCTTCActcgaacctgtttcggcccataaccgaactcgctcgaCACTTAAGTCTCGACGTGAGGTcgtttcctcctttctttaccTCTTTCTTCCTCTCCTTACTCGCTAGATTGTCGgacccgctggtcagcccaatctcgttCTTCCGTGGGCAACCTGGACTCAAACatgagtcccagcccgatgcgccacCGTGTCCTTATTCTCGTCCGAGTCTGAGCCTAGCACGAGATCTCCAGGTCTATTTAAATGCGCCCTGCACCTTCTGTTCCCCGTAGCCTCTACGTCTCCCCCAGCGCCGCCCTAATGCCGCACGTCACCGGCCCTAACCTCCCCCATGACTCCCTGCTGCTCgtgcccttcttccccgcgtCACCCCCCTGCGCATGCCCttctcccgagcgccgccgcccctgagcCCTCGTCTCGCACCCCTCAGCGCTCCTCCCCGCCCTGCGCCCCTGTAGCCATGCCTTCCTCCTGTTATCATGCCTACGCAACCcctggtcgattgcctgtgaagtttggagtcttcgtttcgaggataagctgtataattctgataatctttatagtcttttaactctcttttcgtgatactgttgctgattattcactgatgaactcactgtatgtatggaacttgatcctgacatacatatagttatacattcggttttgtccttaaaaactGGATGTGACACTTTTCCAATTGGTACCAAAGGTGGCCTTAGGCACTGGGTAAAATACTCAGTGTCCTAGACCGAAATTTTCTATCTTGGTTCTCTAGTACCGGTTGAAGAACCGGCACCAAAACCGATTTTCAACGTGCACCAAGGGCATATTTTTCCAGTAGTGAGCCTTTTCTAAAGATTGTCATTCTAGGAATTTGATGGGTATCGAGATCGAAGTTATAATAAATTCCCAAAAACACTCCCGCACCCTGAAAGTGTCAAGCCATCACAATAGTTCTACATTACCTTTGCCAAAAGTTTAAGGAAAAAGTACACTCTTTGCAGACTGTCGTCAATCCTTCGCCAATAAACACTTACCGATAACCAAGCCGGCTAGAAATACTAACATACTGTATTCTCTCAAAAGAAAAGGACATATTGGCTCTACAAAATGATACACATGGTCGACAACACGACATCAGGCCTGCATCGCCAGGTGCTGGAGCGCCCGGGGCACCGGCGGCACGTGGACGTCGACGACTCCCTCCAGCGCCTGCACGACCTGCGCCATGGTCGGCCGGTGCTCCTCCTGGTCCTGGATGCACCAGCACGCCACCCTGCAGGCGCGCCCCAGCTTCTCCTCGCTCACGTTGCCGTGCAACCGCGGGTCCGCCACGGCGGCTGCGTCTCCCTCCGCCAGTCTAGACGCGGCCCAGACAGGAAAGAATATCGAGGGACGCTGCCCAGCATCTGCATCGTCGTCGCTGTTGTGCCCCGTGCCGTAGCACTCCGTGTTGCGCCGCCCTGAGATGAGCTCGAAGAGCACCATTCCAAAGCTGTACACATCTGCCTTGGCACTGATCGGTAGCCCGGAGATCCACTCCGGCGCAAGGTACCCTATGGTGCCCCGCATCGTCGTCAGGACCCGGCTGAAGTCCCTCCCCACCAGCTTGGCCATCCCAAAGTCGGCGATCTTCGGGCACAAGTCCTTGTCCAGCAATATGTTCTCCGGCTTAATGTCACAATGTATGATGCACTCACGGCAGCCTTCGTGCAAGTAGGCCAGCCCCCTGGCGATGCCGAGCATGATGCCGTAGCGGTCGTGCCAGCTCGGGCTAAAGCCGCTCCTGAAGAGGTAGATGTCGAGGGAGCCATTGGGCATGTACTCGTAGACGAGCAGCTTGTCATGGCGCGACGAGCAGAACCCGAGGAGGCGGACGAGGTTGACGTGCTGGATGAGGCCTAGCGTGTTCACCTCCGTCCGGAACTGCTTGTCGCCCTGCCTGAGGCCCTCAAGCTTCTTGACAGCCACTTGGGCGTGCCTGTTCACGACGCCGCGGTACACCGCGCCGAAGCCTCCGCCGCCCAGCCTCTCCGAGAAGTTCTTCGTTGCGGCGCGGAGGTCGCCGTAGCTGTACACTACCAGGGAGGACTCCTTTTGATTTCCCATTTCGGCCTGCCTTTTCCTCCTGGATAGAAGGATCCAGGCTGCCAGTGCAGATGCGCCCAGTGCGGCAAGGCAAGCCAAAAcgatgccaagaacaagccacAGGTGCCCGTTCTTCCTGTTGGTGCCGCGCGCACGTCGGAGCTCAGAATCCGACAGCCGGACATACAAGCTCGAAGACGAGCCCCCGCCGTCCACGTAGAGCTGCTGAACGTTGCGGAAGCCACCGTAGATGACGGCGCAGCCACCGCTGCCGGAGAAAGTGTAGGCCTCGCAAGAACAGTTCTTCAAGCAAGCCGACTCGCACTTGGCTTTGCTCTGGGCACTCACAGCGAGCGAATCGTCGGTGAGGTTCATGTACGGGATCTCGATGAATCCGTCCGTTGATCCGTTGCTCGCACACTGAAGCGATGCACTCCTGTGGCAACCACCGCTCCAGTCGTTGAGGCCCCACTCGCGCTCCGCCGCCGGTGTGAACCCAGGTGGGCACTGGCACGGCGGCTGGCTCCTCTGGCTGCAGATGCCGAAGGCGCCGCAGAGCGCGTACACGTCGCACTGCACGGTGGGCGCGGCCCAGAAGAATTGCCAGCTCTGGCTGTAGGGGACCCAGATGTACTGCTTGATCTGGCCGGTGAAGTCGAGCACCATGCGCGTGATCGTCGCGTTGTTGTACAGGACGCTGGTGATGCGCCGGTACGCCGGCGTCTCCACGTACGTCTGGTTGAAGAGCACGTTGTTCACCGCCTCGGGCATGTTGGCAAAGACACGCCCCGTCCAAACGCCGCTGCGCCAGTATGCGCGGGATCCgttccagaggaagaagaactcGCTGCTGCCGTTGGGGTCCACCGTGCAGGTGAACATCCCGGGCGCGGGATCCTCGGCGTTGCTCCACGACGTCAGCGTCTGGTACTCGCCGGTGAGCTTGTTCTCCCCGAGCCACCCCTCCGGCACCAGCGTGTCCGTCGGGTGGTCGAAGCTCTGCCACAGCACGTTGGACGAGTTGCCCCCGTCGAGGAGGACCAGGTTGCCGTTGTCGCGCATCACCGCGAGGTTCGACCCCGGCGACGATGATACTGACGACGAGGACGACAGGTTTGACGACCACACGATGCCCCGCGAGGCAGAGGAATTGCTCAGCCCGACGAGCTCAAGGTTGCCGTCGTCGGGGGAGACCCGGAGCTCCGCCGATGCAACTCCGGACAGGGGACTGGCACGGTTGGCGATCCAGACGACGGTCTGCACGGGAATGTTCTTGTACCAGATACCAAGATAGAACCGGCCGGAGGCACGGGGGCTGAAGAGGCCGAGCTCGAACTTGCCCTGCGCCGAGACCACCGTCGCGTTGCCCCGCAACGGCTGCCGCGCGGAGACGGTGTCtccggccgccgccacgcccGGACAGGAAAACGCGAGGACGGCGAGAGAGGCAAGGACGGCAAGTGACATGGTCGCAGGTGGATTCTGAGGATTGAAGATCAGATGGCAGGTGTCATCGCAATTGCGGTACGAAACTACTATATACGAATGACTTGCAAGTAGTGTACGTAGTTCTCTACTTCGTAGTCTAGGCGTCGCGTAGACGTCACCAAGGACTATAGGTCTATGCAAGCCACCGTACCCATGGTCAGCGTGCAAAGTTTTTGGTCTAGTTTGTGTGTTCCAACGCAAATCAACAAGGACAATAGTGAGAACGAGGTCAGCGAGAGTCGTCGGGCAGTTGGTATTGAATGAATCCTTACGTGACTATGACCTGTGCGGACACAGGACAAAGTGTGGTAGTCCGGTGACGCAAGATACCCAATTTTGTCTGCAGTTGGATTATTTACCGTGTCACGACTTCTGAATTGTATGGTTGGATTCGCGTTGTCGCTCATCTGTAGTTGAAGAATGGTGCTAGTGAGTCTTTGCTGCCGCTTACCTTGCCTTGAAAAGGATGACATTTCAAAGGTAGTTTAATCGATCATGTGAACGGCCTCTGAAAATGTTCATTATCTTAAAAATGTTTCCCTTTTTCTAATTAAGTTGAGTTTAGCAATGCAATTTTATGGATGGATATGTCGTGTCCATCCCAATTTGCAGTAAAGTTCTCAAAATAATCGTGAACTTTGTAAAAGTAGTGAAAATGGAATGTACACCATCAAGATAGCTTCATATGTGAAGTATGAGTGAATGCCACAATAGAGTACGTTCCATTTTCAATATGCGAAAATTTTATAAGTTTTAGTGAAAAAATGAGGATGGAGATGATATAATGCCTCCATAAAATTCTATTGCTCAACTTAATTTAACTAAAGATATACAGAAAATTTGTCTCGAGCACATCCCTAGTCAGCTAGCACGCTTTTCACCGAAGTCAACAACGGAGGCACATACCTATTTTTCTATAAGAATGAAAATATGTACAACATACCATTTCTACAACCCAGCCCAAATCAAGCAAAGGCAATGAAAATTACATAACCAATTTTCTAACAATATCTTCGTAGACGGTTTTTCTCTAAGCACGACTAGAAATAACTCCTTCAAGAACTTCCAACGCCTAAGAGAGAGTGTGCCGTTGTCAAAGGCTACGATGGCACCAGATTTGAAAACCGTTGACCCAAACCTTGTTCTTGCAGAAATAATCATATCCAATGGCGATAGCGAGTAGTCCCGTTGAATATCAAAATTTCTCCAACACCACTGCTGACAGAGCTAATTGAAATGGTTTAGCTTACACATTAGCAATCAAAGAGCAATCCAATTTGTGCAACTAGCAATTAACTCTGACCATTGGAGGTGGTATTATATTTAGGGACGGAGAGAATCTAGTTCCACACATTTACATGTACTAATTTTTGCTCAACGTGTGGACAGACGGTTGTCAGGCTCggagccacgggactgcgcacatggtacGAGTATTCTACAATAAGGGATAAGGCATATTCCATACCTTATACTTGTTGTAAGCTACTCGGccacgagtaggactagtcggaatagaaggaaactattcGGTTAGTAGTTGGGTCagactcctaagctcgtatccAGTTAGGATATGTGTAACCTTGTCCCCGAGACTATATAAGACGCGCAGGAACCTCCTCCAACATGCAATCATCTaacgcaatacaaaccaccatacaggatgtagagTATTATGCTTTCGCGGCCCGAACATGTCTAAAGTTTCTTGTTCCTTGCACCTTATAGTTccaaatctcggcgacaccccacctataacctaccaccttggtggaatccctcggtgggcttagcgataaaacaccgacagctagcgcaccaagtaggggtgttcatcaaaGATCTACTTACGAGCTCAATAGCATCTTTTCAACCTCACCTTCGCGCTGGAAGAGGGCGCGGCTTACGTCTTTGACAATCTGGATCTACATCACCAATGGTTCGGGCTGACGTCAGCAGCCACCTCGCCAACGCCAGGGAGTTGGGGGATCAACGCCAACATCCAGCCGCGACATCAACAAACCCACCGACAATCTCCGCGAAATCCAAATTTCCGATCTAATCGGAAATCACGATAGCAAATCTGGGTCCAACTCGGCTCCTACTCGTGATGGGTCCAAACTCGAGCCTCCATTCAGACTTCACATCACAGCCACCATTTATCGGGAACCCCTACAGTTCGAGCCCCTATCCGCATTTCAACTCGGACTCCGACCTCAGCTCGCGCCACGACATCGACGTGCCgctactacttcgacttcgcaaGGACCCTCGACGACCCGccaacgactacttcgactgctCGTCTcgactacaaaactagtcgagagtgggCTTACACCGTCAatgactagtcggaatcgactccgactagtcaggcttcatcaacaaaccgtcgcggcGCCATCGACGAGCGCTAAGACTTTACAAAAAATTATCCATGAATCAAGCTAATTCATGCTTCAATATTTTTCTAAATATCTTTTATATCTTTGGATATTAACCATGTGCCTCCGCGACCACACCATAATTGCGTTCCCGACTACTCATGCAGCTTCGGGCTTGTAGTCGGGCCTACACCTAACGGGTGTATAATATGCGCTACATGAGTGTTCTCTTATTTCGTGCTACGCCGACTACTCTAGTTTTCTCTTAATGGTTGCTAAAATACCCAGGTAGCACACTTTTTAATCCGTGAGatctcgactcttctgtacgcATATGTttctacgcgtgcatgcggccatGGTACCTGCGCTATGGGCTACGGCTATCAGGGATCACgtgcttaaacgtaataggCTACCTACCCGGGAAAATTGATGagaacccgctagggtttgttcctgatctttcgatgagaggcgtgggataactcgactgatggaggagacgatgtTCACAGCCCGACTATAGCCTTCcaaaggatgctgcgccttagcaaccgataaaCCACCTCCTagggttgccgcgatcttgtggagcacgacacccggccactagagcactcatcctgcaagcaatcgaagaactagcaaaaatatgtagaacaagtactgaaaatacaagatataattgaaggtctcaaactgaatctcaaataCGGTGGGGTTCCGGAAACAAgtagacgggcggctggatcaatacaaggaagtagcaaaagctaaacttgcatctaagaAAATCCGAGTATTTTTggcggcggctaaaggttataaagaagtggaagaatgatcacaagggtgctggggtcgtgttccaaccgtAGGACGCGtccgaattggactcaacttgatatacggcccattgggccaaaatagggtgacgcagcaccatgGCTGAAAAAGACTCTGTACTAAATCAACGATAGCAGTTGACTtcgaacagatatggaggtgattctggatcctttggaaagtagatttgataaactttccaggaagtacttgaacgaccaaaagggaatccggatgaagtcgtggcggccgtcacaattCGTGTCTATCTTGCAGTCCGAAACCAGCCtacgcgatgcctcttcccttttgatccaatccattgttcctaagtaaaacaagagtgcagaTGTCTTTAttatctaaatatgatgaacctgagcttaagagtgaagttacttgatgggtaagccgatgagcacgagcgcgagtaataagACCAAGTGgtgttgtcgaagtagatactggtgtaggtgtggaagTATCGTTGGTGGTGATGTCCTTATCATCCTCCCTGTGACAGTTCAGGTACATGTAAGCTacgcatataatttgttagagtgaagtatgtgcttgttagtgtaaagctcgtgtatgtttatgtgaagcttaaattttaaagtgcaagtaaaaggggtatttttgtaattatggaaaaactagggttgtttttgcaaaatataattggatagagggtaacttcaaaataagtgaagggtgatttcgcaaacatgtttttcttactttatcccctgtaaaaatatatatttatccaaaagttgcattagaaatgtatgtgtgtaaaaatttgggtaaagttgtgaaaataagggtatttatgtaattttacaaaagtac
Protein-coding sequences here:
- the LOC112895185 gene encoding G-type lectin S-receptor-like serine/threonine-protein kinase At2g19130; this translates as MSLAVLASLAVLAFSCPGVAAAGDTVSARQPLRGNATVVSAQGKFELGLFSPRASGRFYLGIWYKNIPVQTVVWIANRASPLSGVASAELRVSPDDGNLELVGLSNSSASRGIVWSSNLSSSSSVSSSPGSNLAVMRDNGNLVLLDGGNSSNVLWQSFDHPTDTLVPEGWLGENKLTGEYQTLTSWSNAEDPAPGMFTCTVDPNGSSEFFFLWNGSRAYWRSGVWTGRVFANMPEAVNNVLFNQTYVETPAYRRITSVLYNNATITRMVLDFTGQIKQYIWVPYSQSWQFFWAAPTVQCDVYALCGAFGICSQRSQPPCQCPPGFTPAAEREWGLNDWSGGCHRSASLQCASNGSTDGFIEIPYMNLTDDSLAVSAQSKAKCESACLKNCSCEAYTFSGSGGCAVIYGGFRNVQQLYVDGGGSSSSLYVRLSDSELRRARGTNRKNGHLWLVLGIVLACLAALGASALAAWILLSRRKRQAEMGNQKESSLVVYSYGDLRAATKNFSERLGGGGFGAVYRGVVNRHAQVAVKKLEGLRQGDKQFRTEVNTLGLIQHVNLVRLLGFCSSRHDKLLVYEYMPNGSLDIYLFRSGFSPSWHDRYGIMLGIARGLAYLHEGCRECIIHCDIKPENILLDKDLCPKIADFGMAKLVGRDFSRVLTTMRGTIGYLAPEWISGLPISAKADVYSFGMVLFELISGRRNTECYGTGHNSDDDADAGQRPSIFFPVWAASRLAEGDAAAVADPRLHGNVSEEKLGRACRVACWCIQDQEEHRPTMAQVVQALEGVVDVHVPPVPRALQHLAMQA